In Rattus norvegicus strain BN/NHsdMcwi chromosome 3, GRCr8, whole genome shotgun sequence, a genomic segment contains:
- the Or1l4b gene encoding olfactory receptor Olr427: MNSSSTSDFILLGLSSDPWMQKPLFVIFIVMYLVTVVGNVLIILVIRSDTKLHTPMYFFLSNLSFMDICFTTVIVPKMLVNVLSKTKTISYVGCLVQMYFFIALANTDSYLLASMAIDRLVAICNPLHYDVVMRPQHCLLMLLGSCTISHLHALFRVLLMSRLSFCASHVIKHFFCDTQPVLKLSCSDTSSNQIVVMTETLAVIVTPFLCILFSYLRIIVTVLRIPSAAGKWKAFSTCGSHLTVVSLFYGSVIYVYFRPLSMYSVVKDRVATIMYTVVTPMMNPFIYSLRNKDMKRGLRKLRDRFHS; this comes from the coding sequence ATGAACAGTAGCAGTACCTCGGACTTCATCTTGCTGGGTCTCTCTTCCGATCCCTGGATGCAAAAACCCCTTTTTGTCATCTTCATTGTCATGTACCTGGTCACCGTGGTGGGGAATGTGCTTATCATCCTGGTTATCCGCTCTGACACCAAGCTCCATActcccatgtactttttcctcaGCAACTTGTCATTCATGGATATCTGCTTCACAACAGTCATTGTGCCCAAGATGCTAGTGAATGTGCTCTCAAAGACAAAAACTATCTCCTACGTGGGATGCCTAGTACAGATGTACTTCTTTATAGCATTAGCAAACACTGATAGCTACCTGCTGGCTTCCATGGCCATTGACCGATTAGTGGCCATCTGCAACCCTTTACATTATGATGTGGTAATGAGGCCACAACACTGCCTCCTCATGCTTCTGGGTTCTTGCACCATCTCCCATCTACATGCCTTGTTCCGTGTCCTCCTTATGTCTCGACTCTCATTCTGTGCCTCCCATGTCATTAAGCACTTTTTCTGTGACACTCAGCCTGTGCTAAAGCTGTCCTGCTCTGACACATCTTCCAATCAGATTGTAGTCATGACTGAGACCCTGGCTGTCATTGTGACCCCCTTCCTATGTATCCTCTTTTCCTACCTTCGAATCATTGTCACTGTGCTCAGGATCCCCTCTGCAGCTGGAAAGTGGAAAGCCTTCTCTACCTGTGGCTCTCACCTCACTGTAGTGTCTCTGTTCTATGGGAGTGTCATCTATGTCTACTTTAGGCCCCTGTCCATGTACTCAGTGGTGAAGGACCGGGTAGCCACCATTATGTACACAGTAGTAACACCTATGATGAATCCTTTCATCTATAGCCTGAGGAACAAAGATATGAAGAGAGGTTTGAGGAAGTTAAGGGACAGGTTTCACTCATAG